The Penicillium oxalicum strain HP7-1 chromosome VI, whole genome shotgun sequence genome window below encodes:
- a CDS encoding Vegetative incompatibility protein HET-E-1: protein MAGQPEQSSPMDQGRPRQRQNNASVRHHRRIDPMYRRGYDEYIFFFCQATDVRINNATAVLRGLIYSLIQKRPTLPSHVRSRYDQAGKTLFKDINAWNVLSKIFTDILRDPVLQNIYLVNDALDECITDLPFLLDLIVRESSTHSHVKWIVSSRNWPDTEEHLDTAAQTAPISLELNEASVSDAVRKFIQHKVDQLTKVKKYKDEVRDIVSGHMLGNSQGTFLWVALVCQDLSRTSRRHVLKKLNELPPGLDALYCRMIDQVRKSEDAELCKRILAVMSIVYQPIALPELATLIETPDDLSDDQEDLLEIIATCGSFLTLHENVIVFIHQSAKDFLLEMSQDKLFAKGREAEHYAIFSRSLQSLFKTLRRNIFDIKFVGMAIEEVTQPSPDPLAGAGWRDDDENHGPQNGEYLCSFPGQKYLHLLEALSILRSLSRGITAMLKLEELLQEKGEHRAQLDKIQDASRFIRYHRQGIECCPLQVYNAALIFSPTQSTTRTIYQIEKPGWVMNSPVVDETWNSCLQTLEGHGDSIWSIAWSPDGSRIASASGDRTVRIWDPATGQPESSLEGHSDSVRTIAWSPSGNRLASVSFRKAVRIWDPTTGQLESTLEGNSEQISTIAWSPDGSQLASASDNKTIKIWNPATGECISILEGHSGSARSIAWSPDGKRLASASQDKSLRIWDPATG, encoded by the exons ATGGCAGGACAACCAGAGCAGTCGTCTCCTATGGATCAGGGGAGACCCCGGCAAAGGCAAAACAATGCTTCTGTGCGGCATCATCGACGAATTGACCCAATGTATCGGCGGGGATACGACGAatatatcttttttttctgccaaGCTACTGATGTGCGAATCAATAACGCCACAGCCGTCCTCCGTGGCTTGATATATTCGTTAATTCAGAAACGGCCAACTCTTCCCTCCCATGTACGGAGCCGGTACGACCAAGCGGGAAAGACGCTGTTTAAGGACATAAACGCATGGAATGTCCTTTCGAAAATCTTCACCGATATATTGAGAGATCCGGTTTTACAGAATATTTATTTGGTGAACGATGCGCTGGACGAGTGCATAACagatctccctttccttctgGACTTGATTGTTCGGGAATCGTCCACCCACTCGCACGTGAAGTGGATTGTCTCAAGCCGTAACTGGCCTGATACTGAAGAACATCTGGATACTGCAGCTCAGACAGCGCCGATTTCATTGGAACTAAATGAGGCATCTGTATCTGACGCTGTAAGAAAGTTCATTCAGCATAAGGTTGATCAGTTgacaaaagtcaaaaaaTATAAAGATGAAGTCCGTGATATTGTCAGCGGTCACATGTTGGGAAACTCGCAGGGCACTTTCCTCTGGGTGGCCCTGGTTTGTCAAGATCTCAGCCGAACATCGAGGAGGCATGTCCTGAAGAAACTTAACGAGCTCCCTCCTGGACTGGATGCATTATACTGCCGAATGATTGATCAGGTTCGGAAGTCGGAAGATGCTGAGCTCTGCAAGCGAATACTGGCTGTCATGTCAATAGTGTATCAGCCGATCGCCCTTCCTGAACTGGCCACCCTGATTGAGACACCTGATGATCTCTCTGATGACCAAGAAGATTTACTGGAGATTATCGCAACTTGCGGCTCATTCCTGACATTACATGAGAACGTTATTGTTTTCATCCATCAGTCCGCAAAAGATTTTCTGCTCGAAATGTCGCAAGATAAACTCTTTGCCAAAGGTAGAGAAGCTGAGCATTATGCTATCTTCTCACGATCTCTACAATCGTTATTCAAGACGCTTCGGCGTAATATCTTTGATATAAAGTTTGTTGGAATGGCGATTGAGGAAGTCACACAACCTAGCCCAGATCCTTTAGCAGGC GCAGGTTGgcgtgatgatgacgaaAACCACGGCCCTCAAAATGGAGAGTATCTGTGCTCTTTTCCGGGACAGAAATATCTTCATTTGCTAGAAGCTCTTAGTATTTTGCGAAGCTTATCTCGAGGTATAACGGCTATGCTGAAGCTTGAAGAGTTACTGCAG GAGAAAGGCGAGCACCGGGCCCAATTAGACAAAATCCAAGACGCATCACGATTCATCCGATACCACAGACAAGGAATTGAATGTTGTCCGCTTCAAGTATATAATGCAGCCCTTATCTTCAGCCCGACTCAAAGTACCACGAGGACAATCTACCAAATTGAGAAACCTGGGTGGGTCATGAATAGCCCAGTGGTAGATGAGACTTGGAATTCGTGTCTTCAAACCCTTGAGGGCCATGGTGACTCTATCTGGTCAATCGCCTGGTCGCCCGATGGAAGCCGCATCGCATCCGCGTCAGGGGATAGAACTGTCAGGATTTGGGATCCGGCCACTGGCCAACCCGAATCAAGCCTCGAGGGGCACAGTGACTCAGTCCGCACGATCGCCTGGTCACCAAGTGGAAACCGACTTGCATCAGTATCGTTCAGAAAGGCTGTTAGGATCTGGGATCCGACCACCGGCCAGCTGGAATCAACCCTCGAGGGGAATAGTGAACAAATCAGCACAATTGCCTGGTCGCCCGACGGAAGCCAGCTCGCATCCGCGTCGGATAACAAAACCATCAAAATTTGGAATCCGGCCACCGGTGAATGCATATCTATCCTCGAGGGGCATAGTGGCTCCGCCCGATCAATCGCATGGTCGCCAGATGGAAAACGACTTGCATCAGCGTCGCAAGATAAGTCTCTTAGAATCTGGGATCCGGCCACTGGCTAG